One window from the genome of Natrialba magadii ATCC 43099 encodes:
- a CDS encoding HIT family protein: protein MSTIFTQIVEGEIPARIVYEDETTVAFLDANPLAPGHTLVIPKDEYERLNDVPADVATDLYDTIHRLVPVVEDVVDADATTVAFNNGEEAGQEVPHVHCHIVPRFEGDGGGPIHAIAGEVPDLDDDELDAIAADIESEA, encoded by the coding sequence ATGAGCACGATCTTTACCCAGATCGTCGAGGGAGAGATTCCCGCCCGAATCGTGTACGAAGACGAGACCACGGTCGCCTTCCTCGATGCCAATCCGCTGGCACCGGGACACACGCTCGTCATTCCGAAAGACGAGTACGAGCGGCTGAACGACGTTCCGGCCGACGTCGCGACGGATCTCTACGACACAATCCATCGGCTGGTCCCCGTCGTCGAGGACGTCGTCGACGCCGACGCGACGACTGTCGCGTTCAACAACGGCGAGGAAGCCGGTCAGGAGGTTCCACACGTCCACTGTCACATCGTCCCGCGCTTCGAGGGTGACGGTGGCGGCCCCATCCACGCTATCGCGGGCGAAGTACCCGATCTCGACGACGACGAACTCGACGCGATTGCGGCGGATATCGAGTCCGAGGCCTGA